The Planctomycetota bacterium genome includes a region encoding these proteins:
- a CDS encoding amidohydrolase, translating into MKRTVLGAAVLLGACAAGSPPARPPERLPLPAGRTDEIHEPLRKTVEADLRRLVELYQWFHQNPELSLQEVRTAARVARELREAGWEVTEGVGGTGVVAVLRNGPGPIVLARVDMDALPVKEETGLPYASTTGAMHACGHDSHMAIGVGMARALAALRDRWSGTAVLVGQPAEEVGRGALQMLEDPKFHQAMPGRPVACLSVHNGIDPAGTVGICPGFASAHVDSIDIIIRGRGGHGAWPHRTVDPIVIGAEIVLALQTIVSRKLAPGTRAVVTVGSFHAGTKHNIIPDEARLQLTVRSYEDEVRQKLLEEIAHIARQVAEVHRAPVPVEVKEADVFTPAGYHDPELSERMREVFSRLFGADRVLRGEPSMGGEDFSRFPRHYGVPGLQFRVGGAPPGHDPSIGLHSSKWAVDPEPTIRTGTLALSRAMLELLGTRK; encoded by the coding sequence ATGAAGCGGACGGTTCTTGGGGCGGCGGTTCTCCTGGGCGCGTGCGCGGCCGGGTCTCCTCCGGCGCGGCCTCCGGAGCGTCTTCCGCTTCCGGCGGGCCGGACCGACGAAATCCACGAGCCGCTCCGAAAGACCGTCGAGGCGGATCTTCGGAGGCTCGTCGAGCTCTATCAATGGTTCCATCAGAATCCCGAGCTTTCGCTCCAGGAAGTGCGGACCGCGGCGCGCGTGGCGCGGGAACTGCGCGAGGCCGGCTGGGAGGTGACCGAAGGGGTCGGCGGCACCGGCGTGGTGGCGGTGCTGAGGAACGGCCCGGGTCCGATCGTCCTGGCGCGCGTGGACATGGACGCGCTGCCTGTAAAGGAGGAAACGGGGCTCCCTTACGCGAGCACCACGGGCGCGATGCACGCCTGCGGGCACGATTCGCACATGGCGATCGGGGTGGGGATGGCCCGCGCGCTGGCCGCCCTGCGCGACCGCTGGTCGGGCACGGCGGTGCTGGTGGGCCAGCCCGCCGAGGAGGTGGGGCGCGGGGCGCTGCAGATGCTCGAGGACCCCAAGTTTCACCAGGCCATGCCCGGCCGGCCCGTGGCGTGTCTGAGCGTTCATAACGGAATCGATCCCGCCGGGACCGTGGGGATCTGTCCGGGGTTCGCCTCCGCCCACGTGGACTCGATCGACATCATCATTCGAGGCCGGGGCGGCCACGGCGCCTGGCCCCATCGGACCGTGGATCCGATCGTCATCGGAGCCGAGATCGTTCTGGCGCTTCAGACGATCGTGAGCCGGAAGCTGGCCCCGGGGACGCGGGCGGTGGTCACGGTGGGGTCCTTCCACGCGGGCACCAAGCACAACATCATTCCGGACGAGGCGCGGCTCCAGCTTACCGTCCGCTCGTACGAAGACGAGGTGCGCCAGAAGCTTCTGGAGGAGATCGCGCACATCGCGCGGCAAGTGGCCGAGGTGCACCGGGCGCCCGTTCCGGTCGAGGTGAAGGAGGCCGACGTATTCACCCCCGCCGGCTACCACGATCCCGAGCTTTCGGAGAGGATGCGCGAGGTCTTCTCGAGGCTTTTCGGAGCGGACCGGGTTCTGCGGGGCGAGCCCAGCATGGGAGGCGAAGACTTCAGCCGTTTCCCGAGGCATTACGGCGTTCCGGGGCTTCAGTTCCGCGTCGGCGGGGCTCCGCCGGGGCACGATCCGTCGATCGGGCTTCACTCCTCGAAATGGGCGGTGGACCCGGAGCCCACGATCCGCACGGGAACGCTGGCTCTTTCGCGGGCGATGCTGGAGCTGCTCGGAACGCGGAAGTAG
- the rsmH gene encoding 16S rRNA (cytosine(1402)-N(4))-methyltransferase RsmH, producing MADPEHVPILLEEVVAILAPAPGRTIVDATIGLGGHAVELARRGARIVGVDLDPAHVERARRRLAQAGGDFVVRHGNFAGLPSILAELGIELVDGILADLGVASPHLDDPARGFSYRRPGPLDMRLDPTRGKPAAALLQEISEEDLARALRELGDEEQAERIARMIVERRPVRTTRELAEIVCEARGFSPRRAAGARLHPAARTFQAIRMLVNRELQNLERLLAVVPRLLRPGGVAAILTFHSGEDRRVKRAFRDGLRAGIYDRGSDEPVRPGPEEQARNPRSRSAKLRWVRRASAGKEEPS from the coding sequence ATGGCCGATCCGGAGCACGTCCCGATCCTTCTCGAAGAGGTCGTGGCGATCCTGGCGCCCGCCCCCGGCAGGACGATCGTCGACGCCACGATCGGTCTGGGGGGCCACGCCGTGGAGCTGGCGCGGCGCGGCGCCCGGATCGTGGGCGTGGACCTGGACCCCGCCCACGTCGAGCGGGCGCGCCGGCGCCTGGCGCAAGCGGGCGGAGATTTCGTCGTCCGTCACGGCAACTTCGCCGGGCTTCCCTCCATCCTGGCCGAACTCGGGATCGAGCTCGTCGATGGAATCCTGGCGGACCTCGGGGTCGCCAGCCCTCACCTCGACGATCCCGCGCGCGGGTTCTCCTACCGCCGGCCGGGCCCCCTGGACATGCGCCTGGACCCGACGCGCGGAAAGCCCGCTGCGGCGCTCCTCCAGGAGATTTCGGAGGAGGATCTGGCCCGGGCGCTCCGGGAGCTGGGGGACGAAGAGCAGGCGGAGCGGATTGCGCGCATGATCGTCGAGCGCCGGCCGGTGCGGACGACGCGGGAGCTGGCGGAGATCGTCTGCGAGGCGCGGGGGTTCTCGCCGCGCCGGGCGGCGGGGGCCAGGCTTCATCCGGCGGCGCGGACGTTTCAGGCGATCCGGATGCTCGTCAACCGCGAGCTGCAGAACCTGGAGCGTCTTCTGGCGGTGGTGCCGCGGCTTCTGCGCCCCGGCGGCGTGGCCGCGATTCTGACGTTCCACAGCGGGGAGGATCGGCGGGTGAAGCGGGCATTCCGTGACGGCCTGCGGGCGGGAATTTATGATCGCGGGAGCGACGAGCCGGTGCGGCCCGGGCCCGAAGAGCAGGCGCGCAACCCCAGGTCGCGCTCGGCCAAGCTTCGGTGGGTCCGGCGGGCCTCGGCGGGAAAGGAGGAACCTTCATGA
- a CDS encoding alpha/beta hydrolase, translating to MDVTPFRVRSGDAELAGVRFGSGPPLVVAHPLAFSKAYFAAAASVFGPRFTTVAFDQRGHGETEGPVDPDAMAGDWGAILDHFGWERAAVGGTSLGAATALRFALRSPGRVRILVQDLPGFGPRPRRDPVRTQRVAEALKRADLEEAARRIVEGMSPSRARAWQEALRADWGRYDPARLGPKLAAAFRATADWPVVDPWPDALAGLTAPVRILAVRGDPSHPWEIAETMARALPRARLVPRVLSLDPAAIARQWVDVLSSE from the coding sequence GTGGACGTGACGCCCTTCCGTGTCCGATCCGGCGACGCGGAGCTGGCCGGCGTCCGATTCGGTTCCGGCCCGCCCCTCGTCGTGGCCCATCCTCTGGCCTTCTCCAAGGCGTACTTCGCCGCGGCCGCTTCCGTTTTCGGCCCGCGCTTCACGACGGTGGCGTTCGACCAGCGGGGCCACGGCGAAACGGAAGGGCCGGTCGATCCGGACGCGATGGCCGGCGACTGGGGCGCGATTCTCGATCATTTCGGCTGGGAGCGGGCGGCCGTCGGAGGCACTTCGCTCGGGGCGGCCACGGCCCTGCGGTTCGCCCTGCGCTCGCCCGGGCGGGTGCGGATCCTCGTCCAGGATCTTCCCGGTTTCGGGCCCCGGCCGCGCCGCGATCCCGTCCGGACGCAGCGCGTGGCGGAGGCGCTGAAGCGGGCGGATCTCGAGGAAGCCGCCCGCCGGATCGTCGAAGGCATGAGCCCTTCCCGGGCGCGCGCCTGGCAGGAAGCGCTGCGGGCGGACTGGGGGCGCTACGATCCGGCGCGCCTGGGACCCAAGCTGGCCGCCGCGTTCCGCGCCACGGCGGACTGGCCGGTCGTCGATCCCTGGCCGGACGCGCTGGCCGGGCTGACCGCGCCCGTGCGGATTCTCGCCGTTCGGGGAGACCCCTCCCATCCGTGGGAGATCGCCGAAACCATGGCCCGCGCGCTGCCCCGCGCGCGGCTTGTGCCGCGCGTCCTGTCGCTCGACCCCGCGGCGATCGCCCGCCAGTGGGTGGACGTTCTGTCTTCGGAATGA
- a CDS encoding right-handed parallel beta-helix repeat-containing protein produces the protein MRLSAVVGALFLAAGVARADDFYVRPDGDDARDGRSPERARRTIQKILDEAGPGDTIHLAPGIYRQDLRSVRHGEPGRPITIEGPPEAVIQGGGEDRVILIRHDYHTLRGFTVDGLHGSPDHPRGYRDILLYVHGSEPRRGVTGLRVLRMTFRNSGGEAVRLRYFARRNEIAFCRFERCGVYDFRFKGGGKNGEAVYIGTAPEQLKDGKNPTADPDACSENWIHHNFFDTRGNEAVDIKEASFANRVEYNEVTGQLDPDSGGLGCRGNRNVFRFNVVYGNAGAGIRLGGDGERDGIENDVYHNVLRDNRAGGLRVQRWPQGKICGNVVSGNAAGAAAGTYGREIDPARPCDDPREDTDGDGIRDADETARGLDPRNADEDADGELDGRQDWDRDGVPNAEDASPRG, from the coding sequence GTGAGACTGTCGGCGGTCGTGGGGGCGTTGTTTCTGGCGGCGGGCGTCGCCCGGGCGGACGACTTCTACGTGCGGCCGGACGGCGACGATGCGCGGGACGGTCGTTCTCCCGAGCGCGCCCGCCGTACGATCCAGAAGATCCTCGACGAGGCGGGTCCGGGAGACACGATCCATCTGGCTCCCGGAATCTACCGGCAGGACCTGCGCTCCGTCCGGCACGGTGAACCCGGACGGCCGATTACGATCGAAGGCCCCCCGGAGGCCGTGATTCAGGGCGGGGGCGAAGACCGCGTCATCCTGATCCGCCACGATTATCACACGCTCCGCGGATTCACGGTGGACGGCCTCCACGGCTCCCCGGACCATCCCCGGGGCTATCGCGACATCCTTCTTTACGTGCACGGTTCGGAGCCGCGCCGTGGGGTCACGGGCTTGCGGGTGCTCCGGATGACTTTCCGCAACTCGGGGGGCGAAGCCGTGCGGTTGCGCTATTTCGCCCGTCGCAACGAGATCGCCTTCTGCCGGTTCGAACGCTGCGGTGTCTACGACTTCCGCTTCAAGGGCGGCGGCAAGAATGGGGAGGCCGTCTACATCGGCACCGCTCCGGAACAGCTCAAGGACGGAAAAAACCCCACCGCCGATCCGGACGCCTGCTCCGAGAACTGGATCCACCACAACTTCTTCGACACCCGGGGGAACGAGGCCGTCGACATCAAGGAGGCGTCCTTCGCCAACCGGGTCGAGTACAACGAGGTGACCGGCCAGCTCGATCCCGATTCCGGCGGCCTGGGATGCCGCGGCAACCGCAACGTCTTCCGCTTCAACGTGGTCTACGGCAACGCCGGCGCGGGGATCCGGCTCGGAGGAGACGGCGAGCGCGACGGCATCGAAAACGACGTCTACCACAATGTCCTGCGCGACAACCGCGCGGGCGGCCTGCGGGTGCAGCGGTGGCCTCAGGGAAAAATCTGCGGCAACGTGGTGTCCGGCAACGCGGCCGGAGCGGCCGCGGGGACCTACGGCCGGGAGATCGACCCCGCGCGTCCGTGCGACGATCCGCGCGAGGATACCGACGGAGACGGCATCCGCGACGCGGACGAGACCGCCCGGGGACTGGATCCCCGCAATGCCGACGAGGACGCCGACGGAGAACTCGACGGTCGCCAGGATTGGGATCGCGACGGCGTTCCGAACGCCGAAGACGCTTCTCCCCGCGGGTGA
- a CDS encoding PDZ domain-containing protein, giving the protein MYLFIALLAAFLALQDADAARIEKLIQDLGAPEYEVREKAQKELVEIGSAALPALRKALEDSDAERAHRARKAIDEIERRARKPGEGDRSVRSELRVTGRDLVKGMTFQLNPDGSVEVTVREEDKETGRKVHKTYRAESLEEFKRQYPEIAKEYRIDRFVPRQDREFKGPWAWKEWRWPFEPDESWDRDEWDRWLERQREFFERFRRFGPPGFRKEPGEAASGRAFGVSVGRVDEALAEHLNLKEGEGLVVLDVQPGSAAEKAGVRRHDVVIALDGKPVGSPEDFRAAVRQRLEKGFELEVIRKGRRETLKVAPATEKY; this is encoded by the coding sequence ATGTACCTCTTCATCGCTTTGCTGGCGGCGTTCCTGGCTCTGCAGGACGCCGACGCCGCGCGGATCGAGAAGCTCATCCAGGATCTGGGCGCTCCGGAATACGAGGTCCGCGAGAAAGCCCAGAAGGAACTCGTCGAAATCGGGTCCGCCGCCCTTCCGGCCCTCCGCAAGGCGCTCGAGGACTCCGACGCGGAGCGCGCCCACCGCGCCCGGAAGGCGATCGACGAAATCGAGCGGCGCGCCCGAAAGCCCGGCGAGGGGGACCGGTCCGTCCGCTCCGAGCTGCGCGTCACGGGTCGCGATCTCGTCAAGGGCATGACCTTCCAGCTCAACCCCGACGGCAGCGTCGAGGTGACCGTCCGGGAGGAGGATAAGGAAACCGGTCGCAAGGTGCACAAGACCTACCGGGCGGAGTCGCTCGAGGAGTTCAAGCGTCAATACCCCGAGATCGCCAAGGAGTATCGGATCGACCGCTTCGTCCCGCGCCAGGATCGCGAATTCAAGGGGCCCTGGGCCTGGAAAGAATGGCGCTGGCCCTTCGAGCCGGACGAGTCATGGGACCGGGACGAATGGGACCGCTGGCTGGAACGGCAGAGGGAGTTTTTCGAACGCTTCCGCCGGTTCGGTCCGCCGGGTTTCCGGAAGGAGCCCGGGGAGGCCGCCTCGGGGCGCGCCTTCGGGGTGAGCGTGGGGCGCGTCGATGAAGCGCTCGCCGAGCACCTGAATCTTAAGGAAGGGGAAGGGCTGGTGGTGTTGGACGTCCAGCCCGGAAGCGCCGCCGAGAAGGCCGGCGTTCGGCGACACGACGTGGTAATCGCTCTGGACGGCAAGCCCGTGGGAAGCCCCGAGGACTTCCGCGCGGCGGTCCGGCAGCGGCTCGAAAAGGGATTCGAGCTGGAAGTGATCCGGAAAGGACGGCGGGAAACCCTGAAGGTCGCTCCCGCGACCGAAAAATACTGA
- a CDS encoding Hsp20/alpha crystallin family protein: MATKEMARKGAAGASAPAEHEASAFHYVPAVDVAETADEVLVHCDLPGADPERIDVRFENGTLSIHAPVAPRRNGQGSWILREYDVADYRRSFAVGHDVDANGIQAEYADGVLTLRLPKVAEAKPRKIQVRTG; this comes from the coding sequence ATGGCGACCAAGGAAATGGCCCGCAAAGGCGCCGCGGGTGCCTCCGCGCCCGCGGAACACGAAGCTTCGGCGTTCCATTACGTCCCGGCCGTCGACGTGGCCGAGACGGCCGACGAAGTCCTCGTCCACTGCGACCTGCCCGGCGCCGACCCGGAGCGGATCGACGTGCGTTTCGAGAACGGAACGCTTTCGATTCACGCGCCGGTCGCGCCGCGCCGGAACGGGCAGGGTTCGTGGATCCTTCGGGAGTACGATGTGGCGGACTATCGTCGCTCGTTCGCGGTGGGGCACGACGTGGATGCGAACGGCATCCAGGCCGAGTATGCCGACGGCGTGCTGACGCTGCGGCTTCCCAAGGTGGCCGAGGCGAAACCTCGAAAGATCCAGGTGCGCACCGGTTAG
- a CDS encoding Hsp20/alpha crystallin family protein: MMGPLSELEDRIGWLRREMDELFQECFGSANGERSDGAAELGTYPALNVWEDDQNLYAEAEIPGCRIEDLDVCVEGNVLTLRGERKIEAKENWTWHRRERGWGKFVRVLELPVPIDADKVQAAFRNGVLTITLPKAEAARPRRIPVNRKSS; this comes from the coding sequence ATGATGGGTCCGTTGAGCGAGCTTGAGGATCGGATCGGCTGGCTGCGGCGCGAAATGGACGAACTGTTCCAGGAGTGCTTCGGCTCGGCCAACGGGGAACGCTCCGACGGGGCGGCCGAGCTCGGGACGTATCCCGCCTTGAACGTCTGGGAGGACGACCAGAACCTCTATGCGGAGGCGGAAATCCCCGGGTGTCGGATCGAGGACCTGGACGTGTGCGTCGAAGGGAACGTGCTGACGCTCCGCGGCGAGCGCAAGATCGAGGCGAAGGAGAACTGGACCTGGCATCGCCGGGAGCGGGGTTGGGGCAAGTTCGTGCGCGTGCTCGAACTTCCGGTGCCCATCGACGCCGACAAGGTTCAGGCGGCCTTCCGGAACGGCGTTCTGACGATCACGCTTCCGAAGGCCGAGGCGGCTCGGCCCCGCCGGATCCCGGTGAATCGGAAGTCGTCGTAG
- a CDS encoding ferritin-like domain-containing protein has translation MQDLIKALNDCYRHELTMVVRYANYALHATGIDRMHLKELFEAASKDSLDHAAKVGLKIFSLGGTPQGKVAEDLGSVPAGNDALLEQALKDAEASVNLYSETIPLVKKDLALRELLVHILKEEQEEVDELRMLLRK, from the coding sequence ATGCAGGACCTGATCAAAGCGCTCAATGACTGCTACCGCCACGAACTGACGATGGTCGTGCGCTACGCCAACTACGCGCTGCACGCCACCGGCATCGACCGCATGCACCTCAAGGAACTCTTCGAGGCCGCCTCCAAAGACTCGCTCGACCACGCCGCCAAGGTGGGCCTTAAGATTTTCTCTCTCGGCGGGACGCCCCAGGGCAAAGTGGCCGAGGATCTCGGCTCCGTGCCCGCCGGCAACGACGCCCTCCTGGAGCAGGCGCTCAAGGACGCCGAGGCGTCCGTGAACCTTTATTCCGAGACGATCCCCCTCGTCAAGAAGGACCTGGCGCTCCGCGAACTGCTCGTTCACATCCTCAAGGAGGAGCAGGAAGAGGTGGACGAGCTTCGCATGCTCCTGCGGAAGTAG
- a CDS encoding UvrD-helicase domain-containing protein, translating into MDRAALPAESALVADLNPEQRRAVAHGEGPLLVLAGAGTGKTRVVTRRIACLLARGVSARNVLAVTFTNKAAREMRERVADLVGAATARELTVSTFHSFCARFLREHAAAAGLRPGFTICDEADQLSAIKNALREVRIPETSLHPNAALAAVSRYKNRLVSPEEALDCATEDGEELAARAYRAYEEHLRRSGAVDFDDLLLRTVRLLDRDEGVLRRAQDRYLHLLVDEYQDTNAPQYEILRRLAGRHRNIAVVGDDDQSIYAFRGADVRKILNFPRDFPGAQIVRLEANYRSTQSILDAAASVIRHNRARHEKSLRAQAGRGDPVRVFELEDEEHEAQFVVEEIAHRVRQGKARLGDFAILFRTQTQPRPFEAALRAARIPYELVGGMSFFDRKEVRDVLAYLRLAVNPDDEPSLLRVLNVPPRGVGKATVDRALEAAAREGISVGQVLDRARPGDGLGAAAVEAVRRFRRTLAEFAAWEKAEGLPAAIRKLLAALDYPKELERCYPDAVARQARWAAVEEIANLAENYARRAGGRGVEGFLEELTLAAEEPEEDEEEPRERVTLMTLHAAKGLEFPRVYLVGAEEGLLPHHRSAAEDGIEEERRLMYVGITRARVELTITRAKTRARYGRREACFPSRFLFEMRGLPAPAPAAAAAPRGLRRGG; encoded by the coding sequence ATGGACCGAGCCGCCCTCCCCGCGGAGTCCGCCCTCGTCGCCGACCTCAACCCGGAGCAGCGGCGGGCGGTCGCTCACGGGGAGGGCCCGCTCCTCGTTCTGGCCGGCGCCGGGACGGGCAAGACCCGCGTGGTGACGCGCCGGATCGCCTGTCTTCTGGCGCGGGGGGTGTCCGCCCGGAACGTCCTGGCGGTGACCTTCACGAACAAGGCCGCCCGCGAGATGCGCGAACGGGTGGCCGATCTCGTGGGGGCGGCGACGGCCCGCGAGCTGACGGTATCGACCTTCCATTCGTTCTGCGCGCGGTTCCTGCGGGAGCACGCCGCGGCCGCGGGACTCCGCCCGGGGTTCACGATCTGCGACGAGGCGGATCAGCTTTCGGCGATCAAGAACGCGCTGCGCGAGGTCCGCATCCCGGAGACGTCGCTGCATCCGAACGCGGCCCTGGCCGCCGTCTCCCGGTACAAGAACCGGCTCGTGTCTCCCGAGGAGGCGCTCGACTGCGCGACCGAGGACGGAGAGGAGCTTGCCGCCCGGGCGTATCGCGCCTATGAGGAGCACCTGCGGCGCTCCGGCGCGGTGGACTTCGACGATCTTCTGCTTCGGACGGTCCGTCTCCTGGACCGCGACGAAGGGGTGCTGCGCCGCGCGCAGGACCGATACCTTCATCTTCTGGTGGACGAGTACCAGGACACCAACGCCCCGCAGTACGAGATCCTGCGCCGGCTGGCGGGGCGGCACCGGAACATCGCCGTGGTCGGCGACGACGACCAGTCGATCTACGCTTTCCGGGGCGCCGACGTCCGCAAGATCCTCAATTTCCCCCGCGATTTTCCCGGGGCGCAGATCGTGCGGCTGGAGGCGAACTATCGTTCGACGCAGTCGATTCTGGACGCCGCGGCGTCCGTGATCCGCCACAACCGGGCGCGCCACGAGAAGTCGTTGCGCGCGCAGGCGGGGCGGGGGGACCCCGTGCGCGTCTTCGAGCTGGAGGACGAGGAGCACGAAGCGCAGTTTGTGGTCGAGGAGATCGCGCACCGGGTGCGGCAGGGCAAGGCGCGGCTGGGCGACTTCGCGATCCTTTTCCGCACGCAGACGCAGCCGCGGCCTTTCGAAGCCGCGCTCCGGGCCGCGCGGATTCCGTACGAGCTCGTGGGCGGGATGTCCTTTTTTGACCGCAAGGAAGTGAGGGACGTCCTCGCCTATCTTCGGTTGGCCGTCAATCCCGACGACGAGCCGTCCCTCCTTCGGGTGCTCAACGTGCCGCCTCGGGGCGTGGGGAAGGCCACCGTGGATCGGGCGCTCGAGGCCGCCGCGCGCGAAGGGATCTCGGTGGGGCAGGTTCTGGATCGGGCCCGGCCGGGGGACGGTCTGGGCGCGGCGGCGGTCGAGGCGGTGCGGCGGTTTCGCCGGACGCTGGCGGAATTCGCGGCCTGGGAGAAGGCGGAGGGACTTCCGGCGGCGATCCGCAAGCTCCTGGCGGCGCTCGATTATCCGAAGGAGCTGGAGCGGTGCTATCCGGACGCCGTGGCGCGGCAGGCGCGGTGGGCCGCCGTCGAAGAGATCGCGAATCTCGCGGAGAACTACGCGCGACGCGCCGGGGGGCGCGGGGTCGAGGGGTTCCTCGAGGAGCTGACGCTGGCGGCGGAGGAACCGGAGGAGGACGAGGAGGAGCCCCGGGAGCGGGTGACGCTCATGACGCTCCACGCGGCCAAGGGGCTGGAGTTCCCGCGCGTCTATCTCGTGGGGGCGGAGGAGGGGCTGCTTCCGCACCACCGCTCGGCGGCGGAGGACGGGATCGAAGAGGAGCGCCGGCTCATGTACGTGGGGATCACGCGCGCCCGGGTCGAGCTGACGATCACGCGGGCCAAGACGCGCGCCCGGTACGGGCGACGGGAGGCCTGCTTTCCCTCGCGGTTTCTCTTCGAGATGCGGGGTCTGCCGGCGCCCGCGCCGGCGGCGGCCGCCGCGCCCCGGGGACTCCGGCGCGGGGGGTAG
- the msrB gene encoding peptide-methionine (R)-S-oxide reductase MsrB: MKDGSEKIRCADCETPAVPESELPATEEEWKKRLTPAQFHILRRRGTEPPYSGAYLHHKEDGIYACAGCGQPLYDSRTKYDSCGWPSFWDALPGAVATRDDGSGAPEAICSRCKGHLGHIFDDGPPPTGKRH, from the coding sequence ATGAAAGACGGCTCCGAGAAGATCCGCTGCGCCGACTGCGAAACGCCCGCCGTGCCCGAATCAGAGCTCCCGGCCACGGAAGAGGAATGGAAGAAGCGCCTCACGCCCGCCCAGTTCCACATCCTCCGCCGGCGCGGCACGGAGCCGCCCTACTCGGGCGCGTACCTCCACCACAAGGAGGACGGAATCTACGCTTGCGCCGGCTGCGGCCAGCCGCTCTACGATTCCCGCACGAAGTACGACTCCTGCGGCTGGCCTTCCTTCTGGGACGCGCTTCCGGGAGCCGTGGCCACCCGCGACGACGGAAGCGGCGCCCCCGAGGCGATCTGCTCGCGCTGCAAGGGCCACCTGGGGCACATCTTCGACGACGGCCCGCCGCCCACCGGCAAACGCCACTGA